The proteins below come from a single Myripristis murdjan chromosome 10, fMyrMur1.1, whole genome shotgun sequence genomic window:
- the LOC115366459 gene encoding cancer-related regulator of actin dynamics translates to MSWFQSLRDDFTLRPFESQRTPSDSAAMASGPPEAVANQEPAEVAEECSGKKKSKFQTFKKFFARKKRKEASATGGDAGLKASQSSDNVSKTPEDNTLTRSEKDKGSGSKISLGSKALSHDSVFVSDSSEANEALGASQDSIHGKVKSLQLQLKQAIRLGSPPSLMCVKRMEDGGTMSEDDGLPCSPPEYSTSHTNQAQTNSSLSLEGTDSDEDQLSCAASSRALSPLVAVPGDFSQPARPFACLDNSAAKHKLGLRQKACNKRKPVSRLEIRAEEDSVVEERLSTAVPKASEEQEEQETRDVRSDQVKPKEEEEEAEEEGEEEEEDEAADQSHSRQTPLRDEEEEEGEEEDELETGQDVSHSPEASSPLERRLSEEEAADAQPLASSRPSSSSSSLGGLRATPEPPAVQREYLLDPPGVAYGTEKARVESDSALGGEEEDGALSDIGGEDGEKESSFLQEVLSSLKTPLTSCSLGLETEDVVLKLDEEAEESKAEVEDSGEVEEEKEGMVAEEGEEATEEETEEEKPTSHQAPPSGLMPLLSGQPTHEEDVLSEITSSSQGNEKEENYDDEEEEDEEVVVERFQHRQEDEWQREEAQEVMPEYSTKEEENSLFLRKSGKEEGEEAESEGEEETGNLEREPEVEEEEWEQREDDEEEEEREELERAEEAQEAEEAVAEEEDNREEMTNMVPDEIGEMVQTVMPALEADEGQDTLPEEDSAFTPEQPDRVQIHAEMCDQTENETAPNQNFVDEDGEERAEECIEIGQMEETSDQEEDLEMNQPDVDQSEEAGVATDQPDEDQEMSQLVVEDQRDIDQTDVDLMPPSVSAPDSQASSETRIQEESETSVPSPTSPTTSTTTLHINLVSPSSEKATCPLQQFFSGADTTEEVNQSSSHTEATAEQDETRQPPIAEQPAETAEEEEEEEKEEEEGKQSPATIEEAQPSKPPAAAEEAVTQPSSVSDQGKSRFIIAPAWQRSFSTGSGSTKEPVASPSPSSPPPCVSSCVSSSPSATGPGGAEGAASTKKVEGVSSAKAEVVLSPVRTRSIGSAPAKPHSTTTAVTAKPQTSTAAAAEESAVVVEGNPENPFGVRLRKTAVLRRYSSEEENTEPASPEPPAQPSGSKVEPQPVSVKPSINQPVNIKPAIPRKPEVHGDSGGKIKRPDPAASRSVSAGSDSPSWISVARQKQKIYKDSSLDAATAKKEEPERKSSLPLYVSSAACREHNKTSESTGKVSQLEITKPAASAEKEVRRTLSPPTPVPPQPAKSQPLPCPVASKLSSQVTPATPKYSSQIALSPPTPVPISQRAPSCTSPTPPSKIPQPQSTQSSSPTAQKPSAQPSSALPSPPFSSRSGLVPPRAASQPSQRGLPSPGSPPPALSQDEPPWMALAKKKAKAWSEMPQIVQ, encoded by the exons cAGTGACAGCGCTGCCATGGCATCAGGGCCTCCGGAGGCTGTGGCCAATCAGGAGCCTGCTGAAGTCGCTGAGGAATGCTCAG GAAAGAAGAAGTCAAAGttccagacatttaaaaagtTCTTCGccaggaagaagagaaaggaggCATCAGCCACTGGGGGGGACGCGGGGCTTAAAGCCAGCCAATCAAGCGACAATGTCAGCAAGACACCAGAAGATAACACACTCACGCGATCAGAGAAGGATAAGGGCTCTGG GTCAAAGATTAGCTTGGGCAGCAAGGCCTTGTCACATGACTCTGTCTTCGTCTCCGACTCGTCAGAGGCTAACGAGGCTTTGGGAGCATCTCAGGACAGCATTCATGGCAAAGTCAAATCactacag CTCCAGCTGAAGCAGGCCATCCGGCTgggctctcctccctccctcatgtGTGTGAAGAGGATGGAAGATGGAGGGACCATGTCTGAGGATGATGGTTTACCATGCAGCCCGCCTGAATACTCCACATCACACACG aaTCAGGCTCAGACAAACAGCTCTCTCAGTCTGGAGGGAACAGACAGCGATGAGGACCAG TTGTCCTGCGCTGCCTCCAGTAGAGCGCTGAGCCCCCTGGTGGCGGTTCCAGGTGACTTCAGTCAGCCTGCCCGACCCTTCGCCTGTTTGGACAACTCGGCCGCCAAACACAAGCTGGGCCTGAGGCAAAAAGCCTGCAACAAGAGGAAGCCCGTCAGT AGGTTGGAGATCAGAGCAGAGGAAGACTCTGTGGTGGAGGAAAGGCTGAGCACCGCTGTTCCCAAAGCTTCAGAGGAgcaagaggagcaggagacGAGAG ATGTGAGAAGTGATCAGGTGAAGccaaaggaggaagaagaagaagcagaggaagaaggagaggaggaggaggaggacgaggcggcggaccaatcacattCCAGACAAACGCCgttgagagatgaggaggaagaagagggggaggaagaggacgagtTGGAAACAGGACAGGATGTTTCTCACAGTCCGGAGGCGTCCTCTCCTCTGGAGCGACGTCTGTCAGAGGAGGAAGCCGCAGACGCCCAGCCGCTCGCCTCCTCCAGgcccagctccagctcctcctccctggGCGGACTGAG GGCCACACCAGAGCCCCCTGCAGTTCAGAGAGAGTACCTGCTGGACCCTCCAGGTGTTGCCTATGGAACGGAGAAGGCCAGGGTTGAAAGTGACTCTGCCctgggaggagaagaagaagacgggGCCCTGAGTGACATTGGAGGGGAGGATGGGGAAAAGGAGAGTTCCTTCTTACAGGAGGTGCTGAGCTCCTTGAAGACCCCCCTCACTTCCTGCTCACTGGGCCTGGAGACCGAAGATGTTGTCCTCAAGTTGGacgaggaggcggaggagagcAAGGCGGAGGTGGAGGACTCAGGcgaggtggaagaggagaaagaagggaTGGTggcagaagaaggagaggaagcgACTGAGGAAGAGACCGAAGAGGAGAAGCCTACCAGTCATCAGGCTCCTCCCTCCGGTTTGATGCCCCTACTCTCGGGCCAACCCACCCATGAAGAGGATGTTCTGAGTGAGATCACCTCTTCCTCTCAAGGCaatgaaaaagaggaaaattatgatgatgaagaggaagaggacgaaGAAGTAGTGGTGGAACGATTCCAACATCGT CAAGAAGACgagtggcagagagaggaggcacaGGAAGTCATGCCTGAATACagcaccaaagaagaagaaaattctCTGTTTTTAAGAAAGAGTGgcaaagaggagggagaagaagcagagagcgaaggagaggaagagacaggaaaCTTGGAGAGAGAGCctgaggtggaagaggaggagtgggaacagagagaggatgatgaagaggaggaggagagggaggagctaGAGCGAGCAGAGGAAGCTcaggaggcggaggaggcagtggcagaggaggaggacaacagagaggagatgacaaaCATGGTTCCTGATGAAATAGGAGAAATGGTTCAGACCGTCATgcctgctctggaggcagatgAAGGACAGGACACCCTGCCTGAAGAGGACAGCGCCTTCACCCCAGAACAGCCAGACCGAGTCCAAATCCACGCTGAGATGTGTgaccaaacagaaaatgaaacggCTCCTAACCAAAACTTTGTGGATGAAGATGGAGAAGAAAGGGCAGAGGAGTGCATAGAGATTGGCCAAATGGAAGAAACGTCAGACCAAGAGGAGGACTTGGAAATGAACCAACCAGACGTGGACCAAAGTGAAGAAGCAGGCGTGGCAACAGACCAACCAGACGAGGACCAAGAAATGTCTCAACTCGTGGTTGAAGACCAAAGAGACATAGATCAAACCGACGTGGACCTGATGCCTCCTTCTGTTTCTGCCCCAGACTCACAAGCCTCTTCTGAGACTCGAATACAAGAAGAGAGCGAGACCAGTGTTCCCAGTCCGACCAGTCCGACCACCAGTACCACCACTCTCCATATAAATCTAGTCTCTCCCAGCTCAGAGAAAGCCACATGTCCACTCCAGCAGTTCTTCAGTGGAGCAGACACCACTGAAGAAGTCAACCAGTCGTCCTCTCACACAGAAGCGACCGCAGAACAAGACGAAACGAGGCAACCCCCCATAGCTGAACAACCAGCAGAgactgcagaggaagaggaagaggaagaaaaagaagaagaggaaggaaaacagTCACCAGCCACTATAGAAGAAGCTCAACCATCTAAACCTCCTGCCGCTGCAGAGGAGGCAGTCACTCAGCCATCGAGCGTTTCAGATCAGGGCAAATCCCGGTTCATCATCGCCCCCGCCTGGCAGCGATCGTTCTCTACAGGAAGTGGGAGCACCAAAGAGCCCGTTGcgtctccctccccctcctccccgccACCCTGCGTCTCCTCCTGCGTCTCTTCATCCCCCTCTGCCACAGGGCCTGGAGGCGCTGAGGGGGCAGCTTCCACTAAGAAAGTGGAGGGGGTGAGCTCGGCTAAAGCTGAAGTGGTGTTGAGCCCCGTCAGAACGAGGAGTATAGGATCTGCCCCTGCAAAACCGCACAGCACCACAACAGCCGTCACCGCTAAACCCCAAACCTcgactgctgcagctgcagaag AGAGCGCTGTCGTGGTGGAGGGAAACCCAGAGAACCCGTTTGGAGTCCGACTGAGGAAGACGGCGGTTCTGCGCCGCTACAGCtcagaggaggaaaacacagag CCTGCCTCCCCTGAGCCGCCAGCCCAACCAAGTGGCAGTAAGGTTGAACCACAGCCAGTTAGTGTTAAGCCTTCCATAAATCAGCCAGTCAACATCAAGCCTGCCATCCCTAGGAAGCCAGAGGTACATGGAGACAGTGGAGGGAAAATCAAGCGGCCAG ACCCAGCAGCAAGTCGAAGTGTTTCTGCTGGATCTGACTCGCCCAGCTGGATCTCTGTGgccagacagaaacagaagatcTACAAAGACAGCTCGCTGGACGCCGCCACTGCCAAGAAG gaggagccagagaggAAATCTTCCCTGCCACTGTACGTCAGCTCAGCTGCCTGCAGGGAGCACAACAAAACCTCTGAATCCACTGGCAAAG TGAGTCAGCTGGAGATCACTAAACCTGCAGCGTCTGCAGaaaaggaggtgaggaggacaCTCTCTCCTCCGACTCCAGTGCCGCCGCAGCCTGCGAAATCCCAGCCGCTGCCCTGCCCTGTCGCCTCAAAGCTCTCGTCCCAAGTGACCCCTGCCACCCCAAAATACTCCTCCCAAATCGCCCTCTCTCCCCCAACTCCAGTTCCCATTTCCCAGAGAGCTCCCTCTTGCACAAGCCCCACGCCCCCATCCAAGATACCCCAGCCACAGAGCACCCAAAGCTCCTCGCCCACCGCCCAGAAACCCAGCGCCCAGCCCAGCTCAGCTCTCCCCTCGCCTCCTTTTTCATCGAGAAGCGGCCTGGTTCCTCCGAGAGCTGCATCCCAGCCATCCCAGCGAGGCCTCCCCAGCCCTGGCTCACCTCCGCCGGCCTTGTCCCAAGACGAGCCCCCCTGGATGGCCCTGGCCAAGAAGAAGGCCAAAGCATGGAGCGAGATGCCCCAGATAGTCCAGTGA